CTGCTTTCAGATCTGAAACCAAATCATATACATTTGTATGCTGttctaattttataattaaatttaggTGGTCTCTCCATGTATTAATTGCATTGCATAAGTCAATTATCGGGTTTAAAAAACTTGGAAAGTTTTTCCTTACTTccttttcaaataaattaaatttatttattaatttatcttCCTCAGCACCAGAATTAACATTTCCACCACCTATCCCCATTTTATTGTTATCATTGttacatttattatcatGTTTTTCGTTTATATCTTCAGAATTTGTATTATCTTTACCCTCTTCAGTATTGTTGTATATACCTGATTTTTCActtatgttattttttcctgATTCATTCGATAACTCTTGATTATTTTGAgcattacaatttttaatattatgcatTTCTTCGGCATTCTTATTAGTATTCATTCCATCAGCAGTAGAGTTACTACGTTCCTTTTCATCTTTAGtgtttttatctttattaatATGGTCATAATGCTcgtcattattttctattattatatcacTATTTCCACTACAATTACTAGTTGCACATAAACCTTCTCCCTTTTCATCTACTGGCGTTTGGTTACAATTTTCGAGTGAAATATCatgcttatatatttcctttttcaaATCATCAAAATCGAATAAcaagaaatattttgttaaaacTCCCATAAGATGATCTGTtacgaaaaaataagagATGGAAGAATCTAATTGGCTGTATAAATTATCAGGtaataaatgtattaatTCCATATTCGTTATAAGCACATTCGCAATACATGCTTGCATTAATTGCcttaatgtttttataattatttttacaacagaaaaaaatgcacaTAAATCAAAATCAATTAATCCATCATATctaatttctttatttgtattagaactatataaagaatatattctagataataaaaggacactttttttatcttgatcttttaaattctttgaattattaattgctgaatatgcattttctggatatttttttccatttggAGGCAATAACGGATGTGTAGTTAAAAATCcgaattttaataattcaaatattattaaaatattattatcaatacttttatttttactttcaGATAATAATAGACCAAATAAAGTAACTCCACAcctttttgtaaatataccTAAATTTTCAagaaacatataatatactatacataatatgctattaaaattttgattatcTGTAttaagtatatttttataataattattataattttttattattttatcattatatttttctttatttttttttctaattttatGATCTTCTTTTCCCTCTTCgctttcattattattcccTTCAGAACTATCCCTTACTTTTCTGCTATCCTCACTACCAACATTCGAATTCTTATCTGAATTATCATCACCCTCAGAATTCGATCCCTCTTCTTGTATTGCTTCATTTTTACAAACAAGTGACATATTCATACTTTCACAATATAAATgccattttaaaataaattgtaaATCAACttgcttattattttgccgtttttcttcttcaataatattatttttatttatattccaTAAAAATCCATCAATCAAACTAATGtctaaatatgtaaatttgttgtttttttctaatacattatttatataataaccataatcaaaaaattttattttccttttataaaaataaggatTTAATTTAACAGATATTAATCCCAATATTCTGCATCTATATTCTCTTAAATCAATCAATGAATCTCTATATTCAAAGGAATCTAAAATTGGATGTGAATAATCAATCCATTCTCCTTGAGCTAACacacat
This Plasmodium chabaudi chabaudi strain AS genome assembly, chromosome: 12 DNA region includes the following protein-coding sequences:
- a CDS encoding MKT1 domain-containing protein, putative (term=annotation;date=20161108;qualifier=removed_product=conserved Plasmodium protein, unknown function;qualifier=added_product=mkt1 domain-containing protein, putative;curatorName=ucb@sanger.ac.uk;~pfam_scan;Pfam:PF12246.4; E()=1.3E-26;score=93.2;query 725-898;description=MKT1_C;~pfam_scan;Pfam:PF12247.4; E()=1.4E-18;score=66.8;query 478-561;description=MKT1_N;~iprscan;InterPro:IPR029060 : PIN domain-like;Superfamily:SSF88723; score=1.73E-28;query 3-221;description=PIN-like domain superfamily;~iprscan;InterPro:IPR022039 : Temperature dependent protein affecting M2 dsRNA replication, C-terminal;Pfam:PF12246; score=1.0E-26;query 725-898;description=Temperature dependent protein affecting M2 dsRNA replication, C-terminal;~iprscan;InterPro:IPR022040 : Temperature dependent protein affecting M2 dsRNA replication, N-terminal;Pfam:PF12247; score=2.0E-18;query 478-561;description=Temperature dependent protein affecting M2 dsRNA replication, N-terminal) translates to MRVRHLQSYLTEHGLLKRSSIEDIKNLRLGIDALYFLRASDNLKDILSDVSGCISPCIFHLVDKQCEYFRKYNIDIIFVFDGITPKSHKLFSAQYQQNIEQGWVYYVNNELKLSYEKFSQVSNICNSYLAFLLFHYLKSKGYKCIYAPYLAISQLSYFLANNIIDTILGPPTLILYNPQNAILNIIWEENYFEWIDLNSLLKIWNINKEQFIDACLLAGTEYCLTFPYLNLSHFNSGNSEFNFGNSIEFIKQSPLISYLQHFPNDQLKKSYIEGYRVCKSILKFPIVLLLSGEVGFFSYKDKNFYNTDNAYDNNLLNKIDQAEKIKDENYEESEYNKSFNMNGNLYNLCNENIKDLTTIDTLVDSYDSGKMNSGDRSTEPGKISEDAYTDNLSYTKNNVHIENGKEIQEDNSKKHELDCKDGSIDKENNSENGFETTENINMKEKDEHTKNKDIENKDKEGVKIDDGKNEDMNYEGVPHDYIKVIGSRFPACVYYLMSIGLLSKKILCVLAQGEWIDYSHPILDSFEYRDSLIDLREYRCRILGLISVKLNPYFYKRKIKFFDYGYYINNVLEKNNKFTYLDISLIDGFLWNINKNNIIEEEKRQNNKQVDLQFILKWHLYCESMNMSLVCKNEAIQEEGSNSEGDDNSDKNSNVGSEDSRKVRDSSEGNNNESEEGKEDHKIRKKNKEKYNDKIIKNYNNYYKNILNTDNQNFNSILCIVYYMFLENLGIFTKRCGVTLFGLLLSESKNKSIDNNILIIFELLKFGFLTTHPLLPPNGKKYPENAYSAINNSKNLKDQDKKSVLLLSRIYSLYSSNTNKEIRYDGLIDFDLCAFFSVVKIIIKTLRQLMQACIANVLITNMELIHLLPDNLYSQLDSSISYFFVTDHLMGVLTKYFLLFDFDDLKKEIYKHDISLENCNQTPVDEKGEGLCATSNCSGNSDIIIENNDEHYDHINKDKNTKDEKERSNSTADGMNTNKNAEEMHNIKNCNAQNNQELSNESGKNNISEKSGIYNNTEEGKDNTNSEDINEKHDNKCNNDNNKMGIGGGNVNSGAEEDKLINKFNLFEKEVRKNFPSFLNPIIDLCNAINTWRDHLNLIIKLEQHTNVYDLVSDLKAANTFLEKKIQYIGLDKCATYIDICSNHNA